In one Cyclopterus lumpus isolate fCycLum1 chromosome 22, fCycLum1.pri, whole genome shotgun sequence genomic region, the following are encoded:
- the clmn gene encoding calmin — translation MAGHEWEGWFEREEFIGQISDIRVQNLQVERELVQKRTFTRWMNLHLEKCDPPIEVNDLFRDIQDGHILMALLEELSGCKLLHGFKRSSHRIFRLNNIAKVLSFLEERNVKLVSIDAADVADGNSSIILGLIWNIILFFQIKELTGNIRSQFPSSSSLSSIPTSSDSDTSHCTTPSDERQSASTAMREHSKAIKKLLQWVQKRTRKYSVAVRDFGKSWTSGLAFLAVIKSIDPSLVDMRKALLRTAKENLEDGFRIAHYSLGIPRLLEPEDVTINAPDEQSIMTYVSQFLAHFPGIEEPEEPVQLIERSVSMGRLNRDSDSNHMRNNVHRSRVKERSYMFQRVCTQPPPKILISSVSEDRSAMSPPFRPAAARSWSSEDILADPPHVEDISSSVVEEPKESASEDLTNSTSDSPQLSCIHSSTGSSVPESVTTESVIGDSAISSPDSWVESEFGVMPERFCESRSDSSLCDSGTAWDVYRATPVEVTTLDEGCVLSMEDRASDEQSITESYIDEGICSLSSLESTQEKIQGHFEKNQPEVMKEKEANLEKYNQDMALEQVPYHSKVVESQQTDTSPSKEQAPSLGLCNAEELTNSGVENLHEIDQSNQLQLKQTSVEESTVDFIGGAGEHEGQIAGQTESQNEGDNVVETQNKVSVGVLRDDLDAQESFSSETVANTRPTNQERASGASLDPCINVPLISISSEPDEQDEEGICDPERRDDAGHEEEHQPEGTDTDVDCPQNPHELSCDSNDKVEIPSCLVSENDKTTASEQMRDIESRHLDEHGTSRSLNSDIGEPDTRDNMAISDAEQERASPLYNSQTGNTEKDLTSQTSSPNTTSQPVNTEQEIDSTDQSDGHKDTSTDNDTATTQQNTLDPVNSKSNGTTGIWSNEPGHVSRDADLFSTDFDQCPPTEEVVGDPIEPMDLFYPDKEEHMFGEPPDTEMQSWPSVLSVSALQPAPASETQTDQTFSLQGADFRNGVDSIQENDEVITKTKQETDGASRSQELCLLPGEKTGGLWGGDAPADGSDVSEAEQQSPGSARENTGPVRSDSNGPSRRDESQIPPVLRHRKGARVTDSSDNQTAVTAATREADNGDCDIWCSESWELYVLLLLWLLLYCFWLLPQMDLKTLPGLLLNLDP, via the exons TGGAAAGAGAGCTGGTTCAGAAGAGGACCTTCACCCGATGGATGAACCTGCATTTGGAAAAG TGTGACCCCCCCATTGAGGTCAATGACCTTTTCCGGGACATACAGGATGGACACATCCTCATGGCCCTGCTGGAAGAACTCTCCGGCTGCAAGCTG CTTCACGGGTTCAAGAGGTCCTCCCATCGTATTTTCAGACTCAACAACATCGCCAAGGTCCTGTCTTTCCTGGAGGAGAGAAAC GTGAAGCTCGTCAGCATCGATGCAGCCGACGTAGCGGATGGAAACTCCTCCATCATCCTGGGACTCATCTGGAacatcatcctcttcttccag ATTAAGGAGCTCACTGGGAACATCAGGAGCCagttcccctcctcctccagcctgtcATCCATCCCCACCAGCTCTGACTCCGACACATCCCACTGCACCACGCCGTCAGACGAGAGACAGTCCGCGTCCACGGCCATGCGAGAACACAGCAAGGCCATCAAGAAACTGCTCCAGTGGGTGCAGAAGCGAACACGCAA GTATAGTGTGGCAGTGCGCGACTTTGGGAAGAGCTGGACAAGTGGTCTGGCCTTCCTGGCTGTCATTAAGTCCATTGACCCCAGCCTGGTGGAcatgaggaaggcactgctgagGACCGCCAAGGAGAACCTGGAGGACGGCTTCAGGATAGCCCACTACAGCCTGGGTATCCCACGCTTACTGGAGCCTGAGG ATGTGACTATCAATGCACCAGATGAGCAATCCATCATGACGTATGTGTCACAGTTCCTGGCGCACTTTCCTGGCATAGAGGAA ccGGAGGAGCCCGTCCAGCTGATCGAACGAAGTGTCTCCATGGGCCGACTCAACCGCGACAGTGACTCCAACCACATGAGGAATAACGTCCACCGAAGCAGAGTGAAGGAGAGGTCCTACATGTTCCAGAGGGTCTGTACCCAACCACCACCCAAAATCTTAATTTCCTCTGTGTCAGAGGACCGCAGCGCCATGTCACCCCCCTTCAGGCCGGCTGCAGCTCGCTCGTGGTCCAGTGAAGACATCTTAGCAGATCCCCCCCATGTGGAAGACATCTCCAGCAGTGTGGTCGAAGAGCCCAAGGAATCTGCCAGTGAGGACCTAACCAACTCAACCTCTGACTCCCCACAATTGTCTTGCATTCACTCGTCCACAGGCTCATCAGTGCCTGAGTCTGTAACCACTGAGTCAGTAATTGGGGACTCTGCAATCAGCTCTCCGGACTCCTGGGTGGAGAGCGAGTTTGGGGTGATGCCAGAGAGGTTTTGTGAAAGCCGAAGTGACAGTTCTTTGTGTGACAGTGGAACAGCCTGGGATGTGTATCGTGCCACCCCTGTGGAGGTTACGACTCTTGATGAAGGATGTGTCCTATCCATGGAGGATAGAGCCTCTGATGAGCAGTCGATTACTGAGTCATATATCGATGAAGGGATTTGCTCACTGAGTTCATTGGAGAGCACCCAGGAGAAAATTCAAGGGCATTTTGAGAAAAATCAACCAGAAGtaatgaaagagaaggaggcgaACCTAGAGAAGTACAACCAGGACATGGCGCTAGAACAGGTACCTTATCATAGCAAGGTAGTAGAGTCTCAACAGACGGATACAAGTCCGAGCAAAGAGCAAGCACCTTCTTTGGGACTGTGCAATGCAGAGGAACTGACCAACTCGGGTGTGGAAAATCTGCATGAAATTGATCAATCCAACCAGTTGCAACTCAAGCAAACCAGTGTTgaagagagcactgtggacTTCATTGGGGGTGCAGGGGAACATGAAGGACAAATTGCTGGTCAAACTGAAAGTCAGAATGAGGGAGACAATGTTgtagaaacacaaaataaagtaaGTGTAGGAGTTCTCAGAGACGACCTTGATGCTCAAGAAAGCTTTAGCTCAGAGACTGTAGCAAACACACGTCCAACCAATCAAGAAAGAGCTTCAGGAGCAAGTCTGGACCCGTGCATAAACGTTCCTCTGATCTCTATTTCAAGTGAGCCAGATGAACAGGACGAAGAGGGAATATGTGACCCAGAAAGACGAGATGATGCTGGCCACGAGGAGGAACATCAGCCAGAGGGAACTGACACAGATGTCGACTGCCCTCAAAATCCACATGAATTGAGCTGCGACTCCAATGACAAAGTGGAGATTCCATCCTGTCTGGTATCAGAAAATGATAAAACAACAGCTTCAGAACAAATGAGGGACATTGAAAGCCGACATTTGGATGAACATGGCACCAGCAGGTCATTGAACTCAGACATAggcgagccagacacaagagaTAATATGGCAATAAGTGACGCCGAACAGGAACGTGCCAGTCCCCTCTACAACTCTCAGACAGGAAACACTGAGAAGGACTTGACTTCTCAGACTTCTTCTCCAAATACTACATCTCAACCTGTGAATACTGAGCAGGAAATAGATTCAACTGATCAATCAGATGGGCACAAGGACACCTCCACTGACAATGACACAGCTACCACACAGCAGAACACATTGGATCCAGTCAACTCAAAATCAAATGGCACAACAGGGATTTGGTCCAATGAACCAGGTCATGTGTCCAGAGACGCGGATTTGTTTTCTACAGACTTTGATCAATGTCCTCCCACAGAGGAGGTAGTTGGTGACCCTATCGAACCCATGGATCTGTTCTACCCTGACAAAGAGGAGCACATGTTCGGAGAGCCACCTGATACTGAAATGCAGAGCTGGCCTTCAGTTTTGAGTGTATCTGCTCTCCAGCCAGCGCCTGCTTCAGAGACTCAAACTGACCAGACCTTCAGCCTGCAGGGTGCAGACTTCAGGAATGGAGTGGATTCGATACAAGAGAATGACGAG GTGATCACCAAGACCAAGCAGGAGACTGACGGAGCATCTAGGTCCCAGGAGCTCTGTCTGCTGCCCGgggagaagacaggaggacTCTGGGGTGGTGATGCTCCAGCAGACGGCAGTGATGTCAGTGAGGCCGAGCAGCAAAGCCCGGGCTCTGCCAGGGAAAACACAGGGCCTGTGAG GAGTGACAGTAACGGTCCCAGCAGACGGGATGAAAGCCAGATCCCTCCGGTTCTCCGCCACAGAAAGGGGGCTCGCGTCACGGACTCCTCG GACAATCAGACAGCTGTGACTGCAGCGACCAGAGAAGCTGACAACGGGGACTGTGATATTTG GTGCAGTGAGAGCTGGGAGCTCtacgtgctgctgctgctctggctgCTGCTCTACTGCTTCTGGCTGCTGCCACAGATGGACCTGAAGACACTGCCCGGCCTGCTGCTGAACCTCGacccctaa